Proteins from a single region of Apium graveolens cultivar Ventura chromosome 7, ASM990537v1, whole genome shotgun sequence:
- the LOC141673581 gene encoding uncharacterized protein LOC141673581, translating to MVRVEVGSGSFRRDHYDPKANVVNHRLYLDMIEETREDSQARLAAYQQRTARHYNGRVKTRPLRVGDLVLRRVMPNTKVPGHGVFGANWEGPYKVKFVFWEDTYHVTNMNDKLVPRAWNAKHLRKYYQ from the coding sequence ATGGTCCGTGTGGAAGTTGGGTCAGGCTCATTTAGAAGAGATCACTATGACCCCAAAGCTAATGTGGTTAATCACAGGCTCTATCTGGATATGATTGAGGAAACAAGAGAAGACTCCCAAGCAAGGCTAGCAGCCTATCAACAGCGGACTGCGAGGCACTATAATGGGAGAGTGAAGACCCGCCCCCTCCGGGtgggagatctagtcttgaggagGGTGATGCCAAATACCAAGGTCCCGGGTCATGGGGTCTTTGGAGCAAATTGGGAGGGTCCTTACAAGGTGAAATTTGTATTTTGGGAGGACACTTATCATGTGACAAACATGAATGACAAGCTTGTTCCGCGAGCATGGAATGCGAAACATCTCAGGAAATACTACCAATAG